A genomic region of Caldanaerovirga acetigignens contains the following coding sequences:
- a CDS encoding FeoA family protein, protein MGSEMKLPELKEGDAATIVRIDTTDDKILKKLMALGVLPGMNVVLFQKFPSYVLKVGNTRIAADEAIAKSIVVVKK, encoded by the coding sequence ATGGGCAGTGAAATGAAACTTCCTGAATTAAAAGAAGGGGATGCTGCAACGATTGTCCGGATCGATACTACCGATGATAAGATCTTAAAAAAACTGATGGCTTTAGGAGTGCTTCCGGGAATGAATGTAGTTCTTTTTCAAAAGTTCCCGTCTTATGTCTTGAAAGTAGGAAATACCCGCATTGCTGCAGATGAGGCGATTGCAAAAAGTATAGTCGTTGTAAAAAAATAG